A stretch of the Chelonoidis abingdonii isolate Lonesome George chromosome 11, CheloAbing_2.0, whole genome shotgun sequence genome encodes the following:
- the RASIP1 gene encoding LOW QUALITY PROTEIN: ras-interacting protein 1 (The sequence of the model RefSeq protein was modified relative to this genomic sequence to represent the inferred CDS: inserted 1 base in 1 codon; deleted 4 bases in 3 codons; substituted 1 base at 1 genomic stop codon) encodes MFSEERKRGQPRFGNSTSPSASWINSQENTSSDERPLASVGSVRSTSSTPAIYQDSQASRGSETVGAAGPRGKARRTRHKRLSNLFHERSTSNLRGSHLPGGPTTRSVLATRRAPRRAALVREALERXRGGAGEERMGGYVLCDVVGRXRGPGGAWQAEHLRPVGDTERPLVLQDVWKPKAGLSRRFEVRRRREVERVGEAEDNETAAQEPQDPSVIPKFGANGAPSYCPALELQAPGCPWGWYQRQARRLQKSRSTGRPQGARPPRSGPTTCPAPQHQRHETMSARKRREPDFVIYVMTRRRHVFGRRPQPDKGGYVDTFLCAPDILPRHCCVWEAEPAPGPALVRPFRGAAVTLNGGALVREAELHPGDLLGLGQHFLFMYKDPRTPQPRPAWLPQPWVSPGLAGAFSCQACGRSLQERQDAFQAYVESREPELRYRPKEEEALLREIVRLQGATTFNLAPAFLLGLCLEHSTRVLEPSHFPRLVARMAQLIKEAVWPWSCYNLVQKKKVADMEKENSDLEGEQAPGLKGEMGLEVSHDALLSSDLEKTCDGPWLVLADEVIMSTFHATLYSALPALLDSNPFTAAADLSHAQELSTMPEGIRGTLAIYQATLELTRECELHPDLVSQTFGYLFFFSNASLFNTLMERGTGGLLPDLVLDGLQAGLGLGGHRAEFFRKLSTTATALLPRQPGQLRGLTVSLLPSLPVPAAQRLPALTAPPTHMLLSNYHLGWAPYRGWPNREGEGMANSEIFESFSDHPPLILPSEGFRLCPAAPVMDDALHHQLCRLRRFLWDLEQASLPANQRAAHGLEGGQ; translated from the exons ATGTTCTCAGAGGAGCGGAAGCGAGGGCAGCCCCGCTTCGGAAACTCCACTTCCCCGTCGGCCTCTTGGATCAACTCGCAAGAAAACACTTCGTCAGATGAGCGTCCGCTGGCCAGTGTGGGCTCCGTCAG GTCCACCTCCTCGACACCTGCCATATACCAAGACTCGCAGGCCAGCCGGGGCAGCGAGACGGTTGGAGCTGCCGGGCCCCGTGGCAAGGCGAGGCGGACCCGCCACAAGCGCCTCTCCAACCTGTTCCACGAACGCAGCACCAGCA ATCTTCGGGGGAGCCATCTCCCGGGGGGGCCAACTACAAGAAGCGTGCTGGCCACCCGCCGCGCTCCACGGCGCGCC GCTCTGGTGCGGGAGGCGCTGGAGCGCTAACGGGGTGGCGCCGGAGAGGAGAGGATGGGGGGCTACGTGCTGTGTGACGTGGTGGGCC TTCGAGGGCCTGGCGGGGCCTGGCAGGCCGAGCACCTGCGCCCCGTGGGTGACACT GAGCGGCCCTTGGTGCTGCAGGACGTATGGAAGCCCAAGGCCGGCCTGTCGCGGCGCTTCGAGGTGCGGCGGCGGCGCGAGGTGGAGAGGGTTGGCGAGGCCGAGGATAACGAGACGGCGG CCCAGGAGCCACAGGACCCCTCTGTCATCCCCAAGTTCGGAGCCAATGGGGCCCCCAGTTACTGTCCTGCCTTGGAGCTACAGGCCCCAGGTTGTCCCTGGGGGTG GTATCAACGCCAGGCACGGCGGCTGCAGAAAAGCCGCTCGACAGGGCGGCCTCAGGGGGCCCGGCCCCCAAGGAGCGGGCCGACAACCTGTCCTGCGCCGCAGCATCAGCGACATGAAACCATGAGCGCCCGCAAGCGGCGCGAGCCC GATTTTGTGATCTATGTGATGACTCGGCGCCGGCATGTCTTCGGGCGCCGCCCCCAGCCCGACAAGGGGGGCTACGTGGACACCTTCCTCTGCGCCCCGGACATCCTGCCCCGCCACTGCTGCGTGTGGGAGGCAGAGCCGGCCCCGGGGCCGGCCCTGGTGCGGCCCTTCCGGGGGGCGGCCGTCACCCTCAATGGGGGAGCCCTGGTGCGCGAGGCGGAGCTGCACCCCGGGGacctgctggggctgggccagcACTTCCTCTTCATGTACAAAGACCCCCGGACCCCCCAGCCCCGGCCGGcctggctgccccagccctgggtctcgCCTGGGCTGGCGGGTGCCTTCTCGTGCCAGGCCTGCGGGCGCTCCCTCCAGGAGAGGCAGGATGCCTTCCAGGCCTACGTGGAGAGCCGGGAGCCCGAGCTGCGCTATCGGCCCAAGGAGGAGGAGGCACTGCTGAGGGAGATCGTCCGGCTCCAGGGGGCCACCACCTTCAACCTGGCCCCGGCCTTCCTCCTGGGCCTGTGCCTGGAGCACTCCACCCGCGTGCTGGAGCCCAGCCACTTCCCCCGCCTGGTGGCCAGGATGGCCCAGCTGATCAAGGAGGCCGTCTGG CCATGGAGCTGCTACAACCTGGtccagaagaagaaagtggcTGACATGGAGAAAGAAAACTCCGACCTGGAGGGTGAGCAGGCCCCTGGGCTGAAAGGGGAGATGGGGCTA GAAGTTTCCCATGATGCTTTGCTGTCCAGCGACCTGGAGAAAACCTGCGACGGGCCATGGCTGGTGCTGGCGGACGAGGTCATCATGTCCACGTTCCATGCA ACGCTGTACTCAGCCCTGCCCGCCCTGCTGGACAGTAACCCCTTCACTGCTGCGGCGGACCTGTCCCATGCCCAGGAGCTGAGCACCATGCCCGAGGGCATCCGTGGCACCCTGGCCATCTACCAGGCCACGCTGGAGCTGACCCGGGAGTGTGAGCTACACCCCGACCTGGTATCCCAGACCTTCGGCTACCTCTTCTTTTTCTCCAACGCCTCCCTCTTCAACACCCTCATGGAGagag GCACCGGGGGCCTTCTACC GGACCTGGTGCTGGATGGACTGCAGGCG GGGCTAGGATTGGGCGGACATCGCGCCGAATTCTTCCGCAAGCTCTCCACCACCGCCACTGCTCTGCTCCCAAGACAGCCTGGTCAA CTCCGGGGTCTCACCGTCTCTCTGCTCCCCAGTCTACCTGTCCCGGCTGCGCAGCGACTACCGGCCCTGACGGCCCCGCCCACCCACATGTTGCTGAGCAACTACCACCTGGGCTGGGCGCCGTACCGAGGGTGGCCCAACcgagagggagagggaatggcGAACA gcgaGATCTTCGAGAGTTTCTCTGACCACCCGCCCCTGATCCTGCCCAGCGAGGGGTTCCGGCTCTGCCCTGCGGCTCCGGTGATGGACGACGCCCTCCACCACCAGCTGTGCCGCCTGCGCCGCTTCCTCTGGGACCTGGAGCAGGCCTCGCTGCCAGCCAACCAGCGGGCGGCCCATGGGCTGGAGGGCGGCCAGTGA
- the COX6B2 gene encoding cytochrome c oxidase subunit 6B2: MQSSHGAGGGEKGAPEGSRGYYRTAPFDPRFPNTNQTRNCYQNYLDYYRCLKTLGAKGKNTRPCQWYYRVYKSLCPISWVKRWDEQRDDGSFAGRI, encoded by the exons ATGCAGAGCTCACATGGAGccggtgggggggagaagggcgCCCCCGAGGGGTCCCGGGGGTATTACCGCACAGCCCCCTTTGACCCCCGCTTCCCCAACACAAACCAGACCCGCAACTGCTACCAGAACTACCTGG ACTATTACCGCTGTCTGAAGACACTGGGGGCGAAGGGAAAGAACACCAGGCCGTGCCAGTGGTACTACCGGGTCTACAAGTCCCTATGTCCCATCTCCTGG GTGAAACGTTGGGATGAGCAGCGGGACGACGGCTCCTTCGCTGGCAGGATCTAG
- the TMEM238 gene encoding transmembrane protein 238 gives MASGGLGRCRLALGLALLLDGAGMGALLTGIFARLRVRGQDFGDLLIYSGAVLVFLSLLGWVLWYTGNLELAPDELGRDYGAKGGTLMLFGTEPCGGELDGGCVWDPPLPPAADSESTHGAARQMD, from the exons ATGGCCTCGGGGGGGCTGGGCCGGTGCCGCCTGGCGCTGGGCCTGGCGCTGCTGCTGGACGGGGCGGGCATGGGGGCGCTGCTGACGGGCATCTTCGCCCGGCTGCGGGTGCGGGGCCAGGACTTCGGGGACCTGCTGATCTACTCGGGCGCGGTGCTGGTCttcctgagcctgctgggctgggTGCTCTGGTACACGGGCAACCTGGAGCTGGCGCCCGACGAGCTGGGGCGCGACTACGGGGCCAAGGGGGGCACCCTG ATGCTTTTTGGGACGGAGCCCTGTGGGGGCGAGTTGGATGGCGGATGTGTCTgggacccccccctcccccccgccgctgATTCAGAGAGCACCCACGGGGCTGCGAGACAGATGGACtga